In Methanobrevibacter sp., a single genomic region encodes these proteins:
- a CDS encoding DUF6110 family protein, giving the protein MVHRKIAPFVEQHKHALLFAGGIATAVIGAKILTSQTTKDLATKGMAGVISAKKDAEETFQDMKENAEDIVYDASAQNGQEIYVEKKE; this is encoded by the coding sequence ATGGTACACAGAAAAATAGCTCCATTTGTGGAGCAACACAAACACGCTCTTCTCTTTGCCGGAGGAATTGCAACAGCAGTTATTGGAGCAAAAATCCTAACTTCACAAACTACAAAAGACTTGGCTACAAAAGGAATGGCTGGCGTTATCTCAGCTAAAAAAGATGCAGAAGAAACATTTCAGGACATGAAAGAAAACGCTGAAGACATTGTTTATGATGCATCTGCTCAAAATGGCCAGGAAATCTATGTTGAGAAAAAAGAATAG
- a CDS encoding MATE family efflux transporter, producing MNSNDNSNNVEVMLGNPKQALIKMSIPLIVSLLITSFYNLIDAAWVSGLGADALAGVGFFTPIFMILVGFGNGLGSGAAFAISKYLGEENKQKADNASIHSILIDIVISIVITALLLIFLNPILEVMGAGQTIGYATDYGLIIISGSILVILSNALYGIFRGEGDTTRPMYAMIASAILNMILDPIFIYTLNLGVEGAAVATLISALFVILILIYWFYVKRDTYLKPNLSNFNFKRGISIDIVKVGLPASIQLLNNAFFAAVFSALLAFVGSTDSVAVYSTGWRIVIIGTTPILAIGTALISVIAANYGARNFKNIQIAHRYAMKVSLVLGIIVMILTNVFAGQIASIFASSGSSVRIAGELTAFLAWIVIYYPTMAAGVPSTYVFQGIGKGITAMFQTIIRETGFTIFFAYLLAVVLGYGVWGAWMGIVLGEVVSNNLTMLWADWEIKKLF from the coding sequence ATGAACAGTAATGATAATTCAAATAATGTGGAGGTAATGCTTGGAAATCCAAAGCAGGCATTAATAAAGATGTCTATACCTTTGATTGTATCATTACTAATCACCAGTTTTTATAACTTAATTGATGCCGCTTGGGTGTCCGGTCTTGGAGCAGATGCCCTTGCAGGAGTCGGATTTTTCACACCAATATTCATGATTCTTGTTGGCTTTGGAAACGGTTTAGGGTCTGGTGCGGCATTTGCAATATCAAAATATTTGGGTGAAGAAAATAAACAAAAAGCAGATAATGCTTCAATTCATTCAATTTTAATCGATATTGTCATTTCAATAGTTATAACAGCTCTATTGCTGATTTTCCTAAATCCAATACTTGAGGTTATGGGTGCCGGTCAGACCATCGGTTATGCGACAGATTATGGTTTAATCATTATTTCAGGTTCAATACTGGTTATTCTTTCAAATGCATTGTATGGGATTTTCAGAGGTGAGGGGGACACTACAAGGCCGATGTATGCCATGATTGCATCAGCAATACTTAACATGATTTTAGATCCTATTTTTATCTATACTTTAAATTTGGGAGTTGAGGGTGCTGCTGTTGCAACACTAATTTCTGCTCTATTTGTAATTTTGATTTTAATCTATTGGTTTTACGTTAAAAGGGACACTTATCTGAAACCTAATTTAAGCAATTTCAATTTTAAAAGAGGTATTTCAATTGATATTGTAAAAGTGGGTTTGCCTGCAAGTATCCAGCTTTTAAACAACGCATTTTTTGCAGCAGTATTTTCAGCCCTTCTTGCCTTTGTCGGCTCAACAGATTCCGTGGCGGTCTACTCAACCGGATGGAGGATTGTAATAATTGGAACAACACCGATTTTGGCTATTGGAACAGCACTTATAAGTGTTATTGCAGCAAACTATGGTGCCCGCAATTTTAAAAACATTCAGATTGCCCACAGGTACGCAATGAAAGTATCTCTGGTTTTAGGCATAATCGTTATGATTTTAACCAACGTCTTTGCAGGACAAATTGCATCCATCTTTGCTTCATCAGGAAGCAGTGTCAGGATTGCAGGTGAGCTTACGGCATTCCTTGCATGGATTGTAATCTATTATCCGACCATGGCTGCAGGAGTGCCATCAACTTATGTTTTCCAGGGCATTGGTAAAGGGATAACTGCAATGTTTCAGACAATAATAAGAGAAACAGGTTTTACAATATTTTTTGCTTATCTTTTGGCTGTTGTTTTGGGTTATGGTGTGTGGGGAGCCTGGATGGGCATTGTACTGGGTGAAGTTGTTTCTAATAATCTTACCATGCTTTGGGCTGATTGGGAGATTAAGAAATTATTTTAA
- a CDS encoding ABC transporter substrate-binding protein: MDTKYIIAAVVAVIAVIGIAAFALGGGSTEHAANELVTCVAAHGEEPEFGFDPMHGWGYHDSGTEPLIQSTILKRDKDNNFVNDLATDYSISDDFKEYTVTIRDDVNFTDGSKLTADDVAFSYNKAKELGEGADLSSLDEAKADGDKVVFKLNKADSTFINKLTDVGIVPEEGYDENSYGQNPIGSGPYKLAQWDKGQQYILEKNPDYYGEEPYFEKITNLFLDPDAAFAAVKNGDVDIAEVQVSYADEKVDGYHMEYFDSIDVRGISLPTQMDTGKLSEDNITIGNNVTGDPAIREALNIGINRETLLEGALNGYGDVNYNGVADQLAWSFESTYKDGDVDQAKEVLKAAGWEDTDGDGIVEKDGQPAAFDIYYNSQASERQAIAVAVAEQAKDIGIDINPVGGSWDDIDPNKYSQGVVWGFGSADPMEIQHQYDSEVAAVGYDNPEALNDTAVDSLIDAAMAQDLNASYSTWSQAAQQANSNYPFLWVGTMDYTYFVSDDLDISNSTHLIYPHGGDIWGNIYDWKRVNETEA; the protein is encoded by the coding sequence ATGGACACAAAATATATTATAGCAGCAGTTGTAGCAGTTATTGCAGTGATCGGTATAGCTGCCTTCGCATTAGGTGGGGGAAGCACTGAACATGCAGCTAACGAATTAGTTACATGTGTTGCTGCTCACGGTGAAGAACCAGAATTTGGTTTCGACCCAATGCACGGTTGGGGATACCATGATTCCGGAACAGAACCTCTTATACAAAGTACAATTCTTAAAAGAGATAAAGACAATAATTTCGTAAATGACTTGGCGACCGATTACAGCATATCAGACGATTTCAAAGAATACACAGTAACAATCCGTGACGATGTAAACTTCACAGACGGTTCAAAATTAACAGCAGATGATGTAGCATTCTCATACAACAAAGCTAAAGAACTAGGTGAAGGAGCAGATTTAAGCTCATTGGATGAAGCCAAAGCGGATGGAGATAAAGTTGTATTCAAACTCAACAAAGCGGATTCAACATTCATAAACAAATTGACTGATGTGGGAATCGTTCCTGAAGAAGGATATGACGAAAACTCTTACGGTCAAAACCCAATCGGTTCAGGACCTTATAAACTAGCTCAATGGGATAAAGGTCAACAATACATCCTTGAGAAAAACCCTGACTATTATGGAGAAGAACCATACTTTGAAAAAATAACCAACTTATTCCTTGATCCGGATGCAGCATTTGCAGCAGTTAAAAACGGTGATGTTGACATTGCTGAAGTGCAAGTGTCATATGCAGATGAAAAAGTTGACGGTTACCATATGGAATACTTCGACTCCATTGATGTACGTGGTATATCCTTGCCAACACAAATGGACACCGGTAAATTAAGTGAAGACAACATCACTATCGGTAACAATGTAACCGGAGACCCTGCAATAAGAGAAGCATTAAACATTGGAATCAACAGAGAAACATTGCTCGAAGGAGCATTAAACGGTTATGGTGATGTAAACTACAATGGTGTAGCTGATCAATTAGCATGGTCCTTTGAATCAACCTATAAAGACGGCGATGTTGACCAAGCAAAAGAAGTTCTCAAAGCAGCAGGATGGGAAGACACTGATGGTGACGGAATCGTGGAAAAAGACGGTCAACCTGCAGCATTCGATATATACTACAACTCACAGGCATCTGAAAGACAAGCAATTGCAGTGGCTGTAGCTGAACAAGCTAAAGACATCGGTATTGATATTAATCCTGTTGGAGGAAGCTGGGATGACATCGACCCTAACAAATACAGTCAAGGTGTAGTATGGGGATTCGGTTCAGCAGATCCAATGGAAATCCAACACCAATATGACTCAGAAGTAGCAGCAGTAGGTTATGACAACCCTGAAGCACTTAACGACACTGCTGTAGATTCATTGATTGATGCGGCAATGGCTCAAGACCTTAATGCTTCATACTCCACTTGGTCACAAGCTGCTCAACAAGCAAATTCCAACTATCCATTCCTATGGGTTGGAACAATGGACTACACCTACTTCGTAAGTGACGACTTGGACATTTCCAACAGCACTCACCTCATCTATCCACACGGTGGAGATATCTGGGGTAACATCTACGATTGGAAACGTGTAAACGAAACTGAAGCATAA
- a CDS encoding ABC transporter permease codes for MNTKKLVKFLGFKAVRLLILLIVIAAISFIIVQLSPIDPVKAYLGQRIVSQEQLAIVGEYWGTNLTLTERVLGWLQTLASGSMGFSLIYRVPVTEVIAQKFTASFTLMIVSWVISGIVGFGLGVIAGAKEGTWIDKAIKTYCYILQSSPTFWIGLVILMVFSVYLGWFPIGLSVPIGQLSDTVTFWQWLYRLILPAFTLSIVGIASLTMYTRDKLISVKKSDYFLFSKARGESFWGMIKNHGIRNILLPAISIQFLSFNELFGGTILVEQVFAYPGIGQATVAAGLRSDVPLLLGIVIVSTIFVFAGNFIADIIYKYVDPRIRSEDDE; via the coding sequence ATTAATACAAAAAAATTAGTGAAATTTTTAGGATTTAAAGCCGTAAGATTACTAATTTTATTAATTGTCATTGCAGCAATAAGTTTTATAATCGTACAACTCTCTCCAATAGATCCTGTAAAAGCATATCTTGGCCAAAGAATAGTCAGCCAGGAACAGCTTGCAATTGTCGGGGAGTATTGGGGAACAAATTTAACATTAACCGAAAGAGTATTGGGCTGGCTTCAGACATTGGCATCCGGAAGCATGGGATTTTCATTGATTTACAGGGTGCCTGTTACTGAAGTGATTGCACAAAAGTTCACCGCATCATTTACTCTTATGATAGTGTCTTGGGTAATATCTGGAATTGTTGGTTTTGGATTAGGAGTAATTGCCGGTGCTAAAGAAGGAACATGGATTGATAAGGCAATTAAAACTTATTGTTACATTTTACAGTCTTCACCTACATTCTGGATAGGTTTAGTAATCTTAATGGTATTTTCAGTGTATTTGGGATGGTTCCCAATAGGGCTTTCAGTTCCGATTGGACAGCTTTCGGATACTGTAACATTCTGGCAATGGCTGTATAGGCTGATTCTTCCTGCATTCACATTAAGTATTGTTGGAATAGCGTCCCTTACAATGTATACAAGAGATAAGCTTATAAGCGTTAAGAAAAGTGATTATTTCCTTTTCTCAAAAGCAAGAGGTGAAAGCTTTTGGGGAATGATTAAAAACCATGGAATAAGAAATATTCTGCTTCCCGCAATATCAATACAGTTCTTGTCATTCAACGAACTTTTCGGTGGAACAATACTTGTAGAACAGGTATTCGCATATCCTGGAATAGGTCAGGCAACAGTGGCTGCAGGACTCAGGTCTGATGTTCCATTATTATTGGGTATTGTTATTGTAAGTACAATATTCGTTTTTGCAGGAAATTTCATTGCAGATATCATTTATAAATATGTTGATCCGAGAATAAGGAGTGAGGACGATGAGTGA
- a CDS encoding ABC transporter permease, with protein MPWYNRGLFASLNLRQKTILTIALTALVLAIIFISGTLIDANLPTDFTIKMQAPSFAHPFGTDWMGRDMFIRTLKGLSLSIVIGLGASILSSIIATLLAFLASVNKYTDTFVSWLIDLFASIPHILLIMMISIGFGKGAFGVTMAVAFSHWVNLTRVLRAEVLQIKTSEFVELSSKFGRSKLWIAKEHILPLILSQIFVGTLLVFPHAIMHESSVTFLGFGLSPHEPAIGIILSESMSYLAMGAWWLAFFPGVSLLIVVLLFDIMGDNLKRLFDPSEANN; from the coding sequence ATGCCATGGTACAACAGGGGATTGTTTGCATCCCTTAATTTAAGGCAGAAAACAATATTGACTATAGCACTCACTGCACTTGTTTTAGCGATAATTTTCATTAGCGGAACATTAATCGATGCTAATTTGCCGACAGATTTTACTATAAAAATGCAGGCACCTTCATTCGCACACCCATTCGGTACCGATTGGATGGGAAGGGACATGTTCATAAGAACCCTGAAAGGTTTAAGTCTAAGTATTGTCATTGGTCTTGGGGCTTCAATACTTTCAAGTATAATTGCAACATTATTGGCGTTTCTTGCAAGTGTCAACAAATACACTGACACATTCGTTTCATGGCTGATTGACCTGTTTGCTTCAATACCTCATATCCTGCTGATTATGATGATTTCAATCGGTTTCGGTAAAGGGGCATTCGGTGTAACAATGGCAGTTGCATTCTCACACTGGGTAAACCTTACAAGAGTTTTAAGAGCAGAGGTGCTGCAGATTAAAACATCAGAATTTGTGGAATTATCTTCAAAATTTGGAAGAAGCAAATTATGGATTGCAAAGGAACATATCCTGCCTTTGATATTGTCCCAGATATTTGTAGGAACATTGCTTGTATTCCCTCATGCAATCATGCACGAGTCAAGTGTAACATTCCTCGGCTTCGGTTTGTCACCGCATGAACCTGCAATCGGTATCATATTGTCAGAATCAATGTCATATCTTGCAATGGGTGCCTGGTGGCTTGCATTCTTCCCAGGTGTTTCACTGCTGATTGTGGTATTACTGTTTGATATAATGGGAGATAATCTGAAACGATTGTTTGACCCTTCAGAGGCAAATAACTAG
- a CDS encoding ABC transporter ATP-binding protein, with the protein MGILLEVNNLSISFTQYVEGLNRHDLKVISDLTIDVDEGEIVAILGSSGSGKSLLAHSILGILPYNSHVTGEIKYKDAVLTQSLKEKLRGSEICLIPQSVNFLDPLMKVSEQAIGECKDDDEHDAKKIKQREIFARYGLDESVDDLYPFELSGGMARKVLLSTALIDDPTLLIADEPTPGLDSQSVKETIEDIKNLKEQGKGVLLITHEIDVALKTADRIAIFYSGYVIEVNTAENFKNQKNILHPYTKVLIDALPRNGFNYAEGVQPLDEVAGCPYYENCSVRLDKCRDEKPELINHEGIMIRCFNFKEVNDES; encoded by the coding sequence ATGGGAATCTTATTGGAAGTAAATAACTTATCAATATCCTTCACACAATACGTGGAAGGATTGAACAGGCACGATTTGAAAGTAATATCTGATTTGACAATTGATGTTGATGAAGGAGAAATTGTAGCAATACTGGGCTCAAGCGGTTCAGGTAAAAGTCTTTTGGCTCACTCAATCCTGGGAATTTTACCATACAACTCCCATGTGACAGGTGAAATAAAATATAAAGATGCAGTCTTAACACAATCATTGAAGGAAAAATTACGGGGCAGTGAAATATGTCTGATTCCACAGTCTGTGAATTTCCTTGATCCTCTTATGAAAGTTTCAGAGCAGGCAATTGGAGAATGCAAGGATGATGATGAGCATGACGCTAAAAAAATCAAACAAAGGGAAATCTTTGCCCGTTATGGATTGGATGAAAGCGTTGATGATTTATATCCCTTCGAGTTATCCGGTGGAATGGCCCGTAAGGTATTGCTCTCCACTGCACTGATTGATGATCCGACATTGTTAATTGCAGATGAGCCAACACCAGGTCTTGATTCACAAAGCGTAAAGGAAACTATTGAGGACATTAAAAACTTAAAAGAACAGGGCAAAGGCGTTTTACTTATTACTCATGAGATTGATGTTGCCTTAAAAACAGCGGACAGGATTGCAATATTTTATTCAGGCTATGTGATTGAAGTCAACACTGCCGAAAACTTCAAAAATCAAAAGAATATTCTGCATCCATATACTAAGGTTTTGATTGATGCATTGCCAAGAAACGGTTTCAATTATGCTGAAGGAGTACAGCCATTGGATGAGGTTGCAGGATGTCCGTATTATGAAAACTGTTCCGTACGTCTGGACAAATGCAGAGATGAAAAACCGGAATTAATCAACCATGAAGGCATTATGATAAGATGCTTTAATTTCAAGGAGGTTAATGATGAATCTTAA
- a CDS encoding ABC transporter ATP-binding protein has protein sequence MNLKAENISFSYNKKRQILKDISLSLDSNKIIGLIGDSGSGKSTLCKVMAGYITNYSGKVSLDGEKISDKDFYPVQLIFQHPEKTMNPKWKMEKVLKESWNPPQELKDTFGLKENWLTRWPNELSGGELQRFSILRSLNPKTKFIIADEISTMLDALTQVQIWEALINHAKANNIGILAVSHDIELLEVICDDILYFNEINGV, from the coding sequence ATGAATCTTAAGGCAGAAAACATTTCATTTTCCTACAATAAAAAAAGACAGATACTGAAGGATATTTCCCTATCCCTTGACAGCAATAAAATAATTGGATTGATTGGAGATAGTGGAAGCGGTAAATCAACATTATGTAAAGTAATGGCGGGTTACATTACCAATTATTCAGGTAAAGTATCTCTTGACGGTGAAAAGATATCTGATAAGGATTTCTATCCTGTGCAGCTGATTTTCCAGCATCCTGAAAAGACCATGAATCCAAAATGGAAAATGGAAAAGGTACTGAAGGAATCATGGAATCCTCCTCAGGAGCTAAAGGACACTTTCGGTTTGAAAGAAAACTGGCTGACACGTTGGCCAAATGAACTGTCCGGTGGTGAACTTCAGCGTTTCAGCATATTGAGATCACTTAATCCAAAAACAAAATTCATCATTGCCGATGAGATAAGTACCATGCTTGATGCATTGACACAAGTGCAGATATGGGAAGCACTCATCAATCATGCAAAGGCAAATAACATTGGAATACTGGCTGTTAGCCATGATATTGAATTGCTTGAAGTAATATGTGATGATATTTTGTATTTTAATGAGATTAATGGTGTTTAA
- a CDS encoding nicotianamine synthase family protein, with the protein MSCYKYWGKLEEIANKLSSYGDLDKYGNSELDDINIDEIIEILDDVEIIAHDKTIDFDSAKHILDDEKMNRALKLIRKFYVYIGARLETENALKILESENPKETLDSFHFYDRYIGLVENESQLAKFNEDKTFVFLGSGPLPLTLIMFNMVFGCKCIGIEQQEDVAELSRKVLKKLELDNDIEIVVGDETTIKDLDYDILMVAALAEPKDRVFANIWEYVSEKTPVIYRTYTGMRAILYSPVLDKDTRGFHKEVMMLPSGKTNNTSVLIRKID; encoded by the coding sequence ATGAGCTGTTACAAATATTGGGGAAAACTAGAAGAAATTGCTAACAAATTATCATCATATGGTGATTTGGACAAATACGGTAATTCAGAACTTGACGACATAAACATTGATGAAATCATTGAAATCCTGGATGATGTTGAAATCATTGCCCACGACAAGACAATTGACTTTGATTCTGCAAAGCACATCCTGGATGATGAGAAGATGAACAGGGCTTTAAAGCTGATTCGTAAATTCTATGTCTACATTGGAGCCAGACTTGAAACAGAAAACGCCTTGAAGATATTGGAATCTGAAAATCCAAAAGAAACCCTTGATTCATTTCATTTCTATGACCGTTATATTGGACTTGTTGAAAACGAAAGCCAATTGGCCAAATTCAATGAAGATAAAACTTTCGTATTTTTAGGATCAGGACCATTGCCTTTAACATTGATAATGTTCAATATGGTTTTCGGATGCAAATGTATCGGTATCGAGCAGCAGGAAGATGTTGCAGAACTTTCAAGAAAAGTTTTAAAGAAATTAGAACTTGACAATGATATTGAGATTGTTGTTGGTGATGAAACCACAATCAAGGATTTGGATTATGATATTTTAATGGTTGCTGCATTGGCTGAGCCAAAAGACAGAGTGTTTGCAAATATCTGGGAATATGTTAGTGAAAAAACACCGGTGATTTACAGAACCTACACTGGAATGAGAGCAATATTATATTCTCCGGTTCTTGACAAGGACACCAGGGGTTTTCATAAGGAGGTTATGATGCTTCCTTCAGGCAAAACAAATAACACATCAGTCCTTATTAGAAAAATCGATTAA
- a CDS encoding GNAT family N-acetyltransferase, with amino-acid sequence MDISIKTLENNLDQINNVQKLLFSQIKKEFGYDYVPEFHMDIKNLNEYYISPQRNNFYIATNENDEIIATIGLRAYDKNFNEFKGKYSKETTSSIWRLFVDEKYRRCGIASMLFRIVERFSCENNYNEIYLHTHKTLPGAIDFWKKMGFNITIDTNNELQTVHMDKAILNQKINYSLVSTSIQNHNNYVILI; translated from the coding sequence ATGGATATTTCAATTAAAACATTGGAAAATAATTTGGATCAAATAAATAATGTTCAAAAATTATTGTTTTCTCAAATTAAAAAAGAATTTGGATATGATTATGTTCCGGAGTTTCATATGGACATAAAAAATTTAAATGAATATTATATTTCTCCTCAAAGAAATAATTTTTACATTGCAACAAATGAAAATGATGAAATCATTGCCACTATAGGACTTAGGGCATATGATAAGAATTTCAATGAATTCAAAGGAAAATACTCAAAAGAAACTACCTCCAGTATTTGGAGATTATTCGTAGATGAAAAATACAGAAGATGTGGCATTGCATCAATGCTTTTTAGAATAGTTGAAAGATTTTCATGTGAAAATAATTACAATGAAATTTACCTTCACACACACAAAACTCTTCCGGGAGCCATTGATTTTTGGAAAAAAATGGGATTTAATATAACAATCGATACAAACAATGAACTGCAAACAGTACACATGGATAAAGCTATTCTCAATCAAAAAATTAACTACTCTTTAGTTTCAACTTCAATTCAAAATCATAACAATTATGTTATATTAATTTAA